Proteins encoded within one genomic window of Fragaria vesca subsp. vesca linkage group LG1, FraVesHawaii_1.0, whole genome shotgun sequence:
- the LOC101292637 gene encoding putative clathrin assembly protein At2g25430-like, whose protein sequence is MAPSTIRKAIGAVKDQTSISLAKVAGTFAPDLEVLVVKATTHDDDPADEKYIREIVSLTSQSRGYITAAVATVSKRLSKTRDWIVALKGLMLVHRVLIDGHALFAEEIVHAARRGVRVLNMQGFRDEAHSNSWDHALFVKSFGMYLDEKVEFEVGERNSRGVDNKYEDGGRRFTVTPVKEMKPERVLLRLNDLLRVLHRVLACRPAGMAKSSRLVIIALYGVVKESFSLYIEICEALGVLLDRFGEMEYGECVKAFDVYVNAAKMIDELLLFYNWCKDVGIARTSEYPEVLRITDKLLGTLEGYLKEKKNGGKSSPEREERVYVEEEVKQDMNEIKALPAPESFTPSPPQPAPVVQPKPADKPQRVTDELVNLRDDGVTADEQGNKLALALFSGPPATNPNGSWEAFDSNGEAEVTSAWQTPAAESGKADWELALVETVSNLSKQKADLAGGFDPLLLNGMYDQGTVRQHVSASQLSGGSASSVAMPLPPGKNSTPVLALPAPDGTVQAVGQQDPFAASLAVPPPSYVQIADMERKQHLLTQEQLLWQQYGKDGMQGQVSLAKLSGGSGYYGPQPMMPYGMPQPGGYYYAPY, encoded by the coding sequence ATGGCGCCCAGCACGATCCGCAAGGCGATCGGCGCCGTCAAGGACCAGACCAGCATTAGCCTGGCGAAGGTCGCCGGCACCTTCGCGCCGGACCTGGAAGTCCTGGTGGTCAAAGCCACCACGCACGACGATGACCCCGCTGACGAGAAGTACATCCGGGAGATCGTCAGCCTCACGTCACAGTCGCGTGGTTACATAACGGCGGCGGTGGCGACGGTGTCGAAGCGTCTGAGCAAGACGCGCGACTGGATTGTGGCGCTGAAGGGGCTGATGCTGGTGCACCGGGTCCTGATCGACGGCCACGCGCTTTTCGCGGAGGAGATCGTGCACGCGGCGAGGAGAGGGGTGAGGGTTTTGAACATGCAGGGGTTTCGTGACGAGGCGCACTCGAATTCGTGGGATCATGCTTTGTTTGTGAAGAGCTTTGGTATGTATTTGGATGAGAAAGTGGAATTTGAGGTGGGGGAGAGGAATTCAAGGGGTGTGGATAACAAATATGAAGACGGAGGGAGGCGGTTTACGGTTACTCCGGTAAAGGAGATGAAGCCGGAGAGAGTGCTGTTGAGGTTGAATGATTTGTTGAGAGTTCTTCACAGAGTTTTGGCCTGCAGGCCGGCCGGGATGGCGAAGAGCAGTAGATTAGTAATCATTGCGCTTTACGGGGTTGTGAAGGAGAGTTTTAGCTTGTACATTGAGATATGCGAGGCGCTGGGGGTGTTGTTGGACAGGTTTGGGGAGATGGAGTATGGGGAGTGTGTTAAGGCGTTTGATGTTTATGTTAATGCGGCGAAGATGATTGATGAGCTGTTGTTGTTTTATAACTGGTGTAAGGATGTGGGGATTGCGAGGACGTCTGAGTATCCGGAGGTGTTGAGGATAACTGATAAGCTGTTGGGGACACTTGAGGGTTACTTGAAGGAGAAGAAAAATGGGGGGAAGAGTAGTCCTGAGAGGGAGGAGAGGGTTTATGTTGAGGAGGAGGTGAAACAGGATATGAATGAGATCAAGGCTCTTCCTGCGCCAGAGAGTTTTACTCCTAGTCCTCCTCAGCCAGCACCTGTAGTGCAGCCTAAGCCTGCTGATAAGCCTCAGAGGGTGACTGATGAGTTGGTGAATTTGAGGGATGATGGAGTTACAGCTGATGAGCAAGGAAACAAGTTGGCTTTGGCATTGTTCTCTGGACCTCCGGCTACTAATCCAAATGGGTCCTGGGAAGCATTTGATTCAAATGGAGAGGCTGAAGTGACCTCGGCGTGGCAGACGCCGGCTGCTGAGAGCGGTAAAGCAGATTGGGAGTTGGCATTGGTTGAAACAGTTAGTAATCTGTCGAAGCAGAAGGCTGATTTGGCTGGTGGTTTTGATCCGTTGCTATTGAATGGAATGTATGATCAAGGGACTGTAAGGCAGCATGTGAGCGCCTCACAATTGAGCGGTGGGAGTGCAAGTAGTGTGGCAATGCCCTTGCCACCAGGCAAGAATTCTACGCCAGTGCTCGCCCTGCCTGCACCGGATGGGACAGTCCAAGCTGTGGGACAGCAAGATCCTTTTGCTGCCTCCCTTGCTGTACCACCTCCTTCATATGTTCAAATAGCTGACATGGAGAGGAAGCAACACTTGCTTACACAAGAACAGCTTCTTTGGCAGCAATATGGAAAAGATGGAATGCAAGGGCAAGTGAGTTTAGCCAAGCTTTCCGGCGGGTCTGGCTACTATGGTCCTCAACCAATGATGCCTTATGGGATGCCGCAGCCAGGAGGGTATTACTATGCACCCTATTAA
- the LOC101312375 gene encoding BRCA1-associated protein-like — translation MFFLRIHSVDTNHPVSLEDAEFTTISAAKSPAAAAQSSPRFSERRGIAHLFRRRRGTSSSLPSHGAAESSLLFVVAVPNYLSFNDFIRFCESRLDHVAELVFIRNDAIEDRYSVVIRLMNELKADEFYGSFNGKKYSPGEAEVCHILFLTSVDYTDSAQIAGTPPEEKCTELPSCPVCLERLDADSSGIATTLCDHSFPCPCISKWTYLSCQVCRLCQQQDNNPACSVCGIMENPWVCVICGFVGCGRYNEGKHAVRHYEDTKHCYSLDLNSQQIWDYVGDAYVHRLNQSKIDGKLGTDVNSHCRALGGDCESCECSEDSGISGALYSSKVETIVDEYNRLLASQLETQRQYYENLLMEAKSKTENSMSEAVEKAINLKIQDIQSKLEKSREEKKAVEYVHQTLIEEQQTLSAKYKETEEREAMTMRLRDEKILDLEEQIRDLTVYIGAQKTLNGMTNSDDIKGGTLLPVPSKQPSSAKNRKTKSSRRRN, via the exons ATGTTCTTCCTCCGAATCCACTCAGTGGACACCAACCACCCCGTCAGCCTCGAAGACGCCGAGTTCACCACCATCTCCGCCGCCAAGTCCCCCGCCGCCGCCGCGCAATCAAGCCCTAGGTTCAGCGAGCGGCGAGGAATCGCGCATCTGTTCCGAAGAAGAAGAGGAACCTCGTCGTCGTTGCCGAGCCACGGCGCCGCTGAGTCCTCTCTCCTCTTCGTCGTCGCCGTCCCGAACTATCTCTCCTTCAACGACTTCATCCGCTTCTGCGAGTCGCGCCTCGACCATGTCGCCGAGCTCGTCTTCATCAG GAACGATGCGATTGAAGATCGGTACAGTGTTGTGATAAGGCTTATGAATGAGTTGAAGGCAGATGAATTTTATGGCAGTTTTAATGGGAAGAAGTATTCGCCTGGCGAG GCTGAGGTGTGCCATATATTGTTTCTGACTTCAGTGGACTACACAGATTCAGCGCAAATAGCTGGGACGCCTCCAGAGGAAAAATGCACCGAATTGCCTAGTTGCCCTGTTTGCCTTG AGCGACTGGACGCAGACAGTAGTGGAATAGCAACTACACTATGCGACCATTCATTTCCATGTCCTTGTATCTCGAAATGGACTTACTTATCATGCCAG GTTTGCCGATTGTGTCAACAGCAGGATAACAATCCAGCTTGCTCTGTCTGTGGAATAATGGAGAATCCTTGGGTTTGTGTAATATGTGGTTTTGTAGGGTGTGGAAG ATATAATGAAGGCAAACACGCTGTTAGGCACTATGAGGATACAAAGCACTGCTATTCTCTTGACTTGAATAGCCAGCAGATCTGGGATTATGTTGGTGATGCTTATGTTCACCGCCTGAACCAATCAAAAATTGATGGCAAGCTAGGAACTGATGTCAATTCTCACTGTAGAGCGTTGGGAGGAGATTGTGAAAGTTGTGAATGTAGTGAGGATTCTGGAATTAGTGGAGCCCTCTATAGTAGCAAAGTTGAAACT ATTGTGGATGAGTATAATCGACTTCTTGCAAGCCAGCTTGAGACTCAAAGACAG TACTATGAAAATCTACTGATGGAGGCCAAAAGTAAAACTGAAAATTCAATGTCAGAAGCAGTGGAGAAGGCTATAAATTTAAAGATACAGGATATTCAAAGTAAATTGGAGAAGTCTCGTGAGGAAAAAAAAGCTGTTGAATAT GTCCACCAAACTCTCATCGAGGAGCAACAAACCTTGAGTGCAAAATATAAGGAAACTGAAGAGAG GGAAGCTATGACAATGAGGTTAAGAGACGAGAAGATACTTGATCTGGAAGAACAG ATTAGAGATCTTACTGTCTATATTGGAGCCCAGAAAACACTGAATGGCATGACAAACTCCGATGACATCAAAGGGGGAACACTCCTACCTGTACCATCTAAGCAGCCTTCTTCGGCCAAGAATAGGAAAACAAAATCTAGCAGAAGACGGAATTAA
- the LOC101292936 gene encoding RNA-binding protein Musashi homolog 2-like, which yields MDAKQDRKIFVGGITREVDEDILEEHFSRYGIVEECVIVLDKITRQPREFGFVTFVEASVAKSVLEESHSICGEKIDVRPSEPKRQRKQFNQEGQHVQQINQKEHHDQHQGYIPRKIFVGGLPRDLTEDEFKDYFAEFGAIEDGVIIHFKDSNTPKGFGFITFKSDDSVVDVLHKQENKFHELKDKQVEVMRARPEVKRNRHGLWRWLPRDDLAFGLDQFICYNCGGAYGYGHHQGCMYWPNPFIGVWNIIRVIPTNWIGGELVDQSAWDGYDSQLTHVTHSRVAELA from the exons ATGGACGCAAAGCAAGATAGGAAGATATTCGTGGGTGGGATAACGAGGGAGGTTGATGAAGATATCTTGGAGGAACACTTTAGCAGATATGGGATTGTAGAAGAGTGTGTGATCGTCCTGGATAAGATCACTCGTCAACCTAGAGAGTTTGGTTTTGTTACCTTCGTTGAAGCGTCTGTGGCTAAGAGTGTGTTAGAAGAAAGTCACTCAATCTGTGGTGAAAAG ATCGATGTAAGACCGTCGGAACCAAAACGCCAGAGAAAACAATTTAATCAAGAAGGGCAACATGTTCAACAAATCAATCAAAAAGAGCACCATGATCAACATCAAGGTTACATCCCTAGAAAGATTTTTGTAGGGGGTTTACCTCGTGATCTAACCGAAGATGAATTCAAAGACTATTTTGCTGAGTTTGGTGCAATTGAGGATGGAGTCATAATACATTTCAAGGACAGCAACACACCGAAAGGTTTCGGATTCATTACTTTTAAATCAGATGATTCTGTTGTGGATGTCTTGCATAAACAGGAGAACAAGTTTCATGAACTGAAAGATAAGCAGGTGGAGGTAATGAGGGCTCGTCCCGAAGTTAAAAGGAACAGGCATGGATTGTGGAGATGGCTTCCTCGCGACGATCTTGCTTTCGGGCTTGATCAGTTTATTTGCTATAATTGTGGAGGTGCTTATGGTTATGGACACCATCAAGGGTGCATGTATTGGCCAAATCCTTTTATTGGAGTGTGGAATATCATTAGGGTTATTCCCACCAATTGGATTGGTGGTGAATTAGTTGATCAAAGTGCTTGGGATGGTTATGATTCTCAACTTACTCATGTAACTCATTCAAGAGTTGCTGAACTTGCATAA
- the LOC101312664 gene encoding LOW QUALITY PROTEIN: actin-related protein 6-like (The sequence of the model RefSeq protein was modified relative to this genomic sequence to represent the inferred complete CDS: substituted 1 base at 1 genomic stop codon) produces the protein MHQNGVVVLDNGGGLIKAGHGGERDPSAVIPNCVYRPLSSKKWVTPSPTEPMDLTSAAVRRPIDRGYLINPDLQREIWAHLFTQVLRVNPAQSSLLLTEPLFTLPSIQRATDELVFEDFNFAALYVAHSPSLAHLYEASRRPITAQCSLVVDCGFSFTHAVPVFQNFPINYAAKRIDLGGKALTNYLKELVSYRSVNVMDETFLIDDVKEKLCFVSMNVPRDLQIAKXCENAFRCTYVLPDGVTHTQGYVKDPEEAKRYLAVGDGDSVEEVAKKMDVDRGEVADKLEERKKIDLSKNEFDLTNERFLVPEMIFHPADLGMNQAGLAECIVRAVSSCHPHLQPVLYESIILTGGSTLFPRLADRLERELRPLVPDEYQVKITPQEDPILGVWRGGSILASSPDFEAMCVTKAEYEELGSARCRKRFF, from the exons ATGCACCAAAACGGCGTCGTAGTGCTAGATAACGGCGGCGGCCTTATCAAAGCCGGGCACGGCGGCGAGCGCGACCCGTCCGCCGTAATCCCCAACTGCGTCTACCGCCCTCTCTCCTCCAAAAAATGGGTCACCCCATCCCCGACCGAGCCCATGGACCTGACCTCCGCCGCCGTCCGCCGCCCCATCGACCGCGGCTACCTAATCAACCCTGACCTCCAGCGCGAGATCTGGGCCCACCTCTTCACCCAAGTCCTCCGGGTCAACCCGGCCCAATCCTCCCTCCTCCTAACCGAGCCCCTCTTCACTCTCCCCTCCATCCAACGCGCCACCGACGAGCTCGTCTTCGAGGACTTCAACTTCGCCGCGCTTTACGTGGCCCACTCGCCCTCCCTGGCCCACCTCTACGAGGCCAGCCGCCGGCCCATCACGGCCCAATGCAGCCTCGTCGTCGATTGCGGGTTCTCGTTCACGCACGCCGTCCCGGTGTTCCAGAACTTCCCGATCAACTACGCCGCGAAGAGGATTGACCTCGGCGGAAAGGCGTTGACTAATTACCTCAAGGAGCTCGTTTCGTACCGGTCCGTGAATGTTATGGACGAAACGTTTCTTATTGATGATGTGAAGGAGAAGCTCTGCTTCGTCTCCATGAATGTTCCTCGTGACCTACAGATAGCCAAGTAATGT GAGAATGCTTTCAGGTGCACATATGTGTTGCCTGATGGGGTTACGCATACGCAAGGGTATGTTAAAGACCCTGAAGAGGCAAAGAGGTACTTGGCCGTCGGAGACGGTGATTCGGTTGAAGAAGTGGCCAAGAAGATGGATGTGGATAGGGGTGAAGTTGCGGATAAGTTGGAGGAGCGAAAGAAGATTGATTTGAGCAAGAAT GAATTTGACTTGACAAATGAAAGGTTCCTTGTGCCGGAGATGATTTTCCATCCTGCTGATTTGG GGATGAATCAGGCTGGACTAGCAGAATGCATTGTTCGAGCTGTCAGTTCATGTCATCCTCATCTTCAACCTGTACTCTATGAAAG CATCATTTTAACTGGCGGAAGCACATTGTTTCCTCGACTTGCTGATAGACT AGAGAGGGAGCTGCGGCCTCTTGTTCCTGATGAGTATCAAGTGAAGATAACTCCCCAAGAAGA CCCCATACTAGGTGTTTGGCGAGGGGGGTCAATTTTGGCATCAAGTCCTGATTTTGAAGCAATGTGTGTCACCAAGGCTGAGTATGAGGAGCTTGGATCTGCTCGTTGTCGCAAGAGATTCTTTTAA